TAACTCTCGCTGTTATGACGCGGACACAGGAAGCTTAGCCAGGAATAGCGACCGCGTGCTGCTGTGCTCCCAGGGTTCTCCCTGCTTTCCGCGCTCGGGAGCCAGGAGCCGGGGCTCCAGGGTGCTGGCCCGCATCCAGTCTGACCGACCAGGCACCGTGTGCACCTGCCATTAAGAGTTTTTACTATCACCCACCTTTAACATTGCACCGGCGGCTCTTGGGCGCCTGCAGACGGACGGCGCTTCAGGTGAGCGCGGTGAGGACGAGGAATGTCCTGTTGCTTCGCTGTTTCACAGACACCATCAAGAGAAGCTGGAGGCCGGTGGCTGTGACCGCCAGCAGGACTCACCTGTGCTGGAAAGGCCTGGGCGGAAGAGGAAGTGGGCTGAGCAAAGATCAGAAGTTAGTCAGAAAAAGTCCCTAGAGCCGAGGACGAAAGGTCTGTATGTTTTCCCAGGACTCTCGAGAGCTGAGCCAGCACCCcctcctgttttcattttctgttcagTACACGTGGGTGCCTGGAAACTGCCCCTCGGAGTTGGATGGCGGAGGGCGGGGGAGTAAACGGCGTCCTGAGCTCCATCCCCTGCCCCAGTCCTCAGTTTTTCGGGGTCCCGGGTCTCTTCTGAGCGTTGGAGTCTGATAAAACCTGTGAACCTTCTTCCCAGAAACACACGCATTCGTTTTGACCCAGGGAGTTACCGGAAAGGCAACGCCTAAAGCGAGGCCCTCTTCCGCCCCCAGGTGTGCCGGAGGTCAAGCTGCTGTGCGGGGCGGATATCCTGGAGTCCTTTGGCGTTCCCAATCTGTGGAAGAGCGAGGACATCGCCAAGATCGTGGGGGTCTACGGGCTCGTGTGCGTCACCCGGGTGGGGAACGACGCTCAGAAGTTCATCTACGAGTCGGACGTGCTGTGGAAGCACCGGGCCAACATCCACCTGGTCAACGAGTGGATCACCAACGACATCTCGTCCACCAAGATCCGGCGAGCCCTCCGGCGGGGCCAGAGCATCCGCTACCTGGTCCCCGACCTGGTCGGGGAGTACATCGAAAAGCACAGCCTGTATAGCTCGGAGAGCGAGGAGAGGAATGTCGGGGTGGTCCTGGCTCCCTTGCAGAGGAACACTGCAGACACCAACTCGAACCCAACAGTGTGACGTTCTGGGCCCCCTTGCGGGGGCTTGAATCAACACGGGTGTTAGCGACTGGAGAAAGGACGCATGAGCCTGTTTCGGGGGCTAACGCTTAAAGGTGTGGTCAAAATCAGTAGTAAATGAAAATCagctttgtattttttctcttgatcAGAAGTGGCTATCTTGATTAGAAGTGAATGTTTTCAGTATGAcagcctttttttctctctctctagaacgTACACAtccttttatctttaaaacaggAGATTAGCAGCGCTAAAACCGGAAGGCGGTTTCATCAAGCTAACTATAAATAAGAAATCACAAAGGACTTCCTGGCTTTGCCACCTAAGGGGAGCAGAGCAGGAAAAGCCAGAGTCCACGTAAAACCCTCACTGGGTCGTGGCGGGAAGAACACTCAGGCAGCCTCTCTCTCTGGGCAGCTGTTGCCCAGCAGGGCCCGGGCAACAGTTCTTGAAGTGGCCAGCTCGCCCGGGGCACGGCTGACCAGGCCTCCCCCGCGCTGTGCAGAGACGGGCTGTGAGCGTGCCCGGCAGGAGCGCCAGGCCGTCCCCCAGACACACACGTGCCCGCAGCCCCGCCGCTGGAGGCACAGAGCGGGGGCTGGCGCCGGAATGTTCAGAAGGGTGCACAGCCATCCCCGACGCCCacccgggggcggggtggggagcctCCTCTGCTTCAGGGCCCGCAGCACAGCCCAGTAGTAGGTACCACGCGTTCCGACCCAGCCGGCCACCGTCGTTGCGTCTTCAGGAGCCACTGCAGAGATGACGTCACACTACCGGGAACCCAGAGGACCCCGGAGAAGGAGGTGTCTGGTTCAAGAGTTGTATGCCCGTGCCACTGCTCTAAGCCTTTATCAGTAGCTTCACCCAAAGATGAGCGGAGACCCTGGGAACAGGAAAAAGGCCCCGCTGGGCCAGCGCAGCAGGCTCAGCTCGGGGTTCTGGGCACCGATGACGCGTATGGGAGCTCCTGTCTCGGGCCAAAGCTTGGGTCTCTGAAGAGCCCCGCTGGGTCTGTTCCAGCCCACTGTGGGTCTGCCTTTTGTGAATTCAAGCAGAAAGGGggtcttgaaaaaaaaactttattttttagagaggggtagggtgggagaaagagagggagagaaacatcaatgtgtggctgcctctcatgcgccccctagtGGAGACCCggccgtaacccaggcatgtgccctgattgggaattgaaccagggacttTTTGATTctcagtccggtgctcaatccactgagccacaccagtcagggcaaaaaggggtctttttttgaaatacttgttctctTTGTATCCTTTTGTATGGTCATTAACCAGGGTAGAACTCTCAAATAAGTTATagctttatattaaaaatacaagctTGTTATGGGATACTGATTAAAATTTTGT
This Phyllostomus discolor isolate MPI-MPIP mPhyDis1 chromosome 5, mPhyDis1.pri.v3, whole genome shotgun sequence DNA region includes the following protein-coding sequences:
- the NMNAT1 gene encoding nicotinamide/nicotinic acid mononucleotide adenylyltransferase 1 — translated: MEDPGKTEVVLLACGSFNPVTNMHLRLFELARDYMNGTGKYRVVKGIISPVGDAYKKKGLISAHHRVIMAELATKNSSWVEVDSWESLQKEWTETEKVLRHHQEKLEAGGCDRQQDSPVLERPGRKRKWAEQRSEVSQKKSLEPRTKGVPEVKLLCGADILESFGVPNLWKSEDIAKIVGVYGLVCVTRVGNDAQKFIYESDVLWKHRANIHLVNEWITNDISSTKIRRALRRGQSIRYLVPDLVGEYIEKHSLYSSESEERNVGVVLAPLQRNTADTNSNPTV